A genomic stretch from Leptodactylus fuscus isolate aLepFus1 chromosome 10, aLepFus1.hap2, whole genome shotgun sequence includes:
- the CCNJ gene encoding cyclin-J, with the protein MELEGLWWKGQLAADIHQALRYKELKLPTYKGQSPQLNVRRYFADLIAIVSNRFKLCPTARHLAVYLLDLFMDRYDISIQQLHIVSLSCLLLASKFEDKEDRVPKLDQLNSLGCMTNMNLVLTKQNLLHMELLLLETFQWNLCLPTPSHFIEYYLSIAVIDTDLHDGWPMICLEKTKIYMAKYADYFLEVSLQDHMFLTFLPSLVAAACIAASRMILRLMPSWPTRFHRLTAYSWDVLVPCIERLLVAHDNDVKEASKHKSQLSHAATPCLFPQSPAPPQTHVQQHMPHFLHSQHQLPFHHQPAPQQPSCQQIVSAAHTSAFPLQTCSSVLTSSVQSRAHIQTAASVSLAAVPLEVKPCIGVSYNRNFPVNGHYSCVTQCFER; encoded by the exons ATGGAGCTTGAAGGGTTGTGGTGGAAAGGACAGCTTGCTGCAGACATCCATCAGGCTCTTCGGTATAAA GAATTGAAGCTTCCGACCTACAAAGGGCAGTCTCCCCAGCTGAACGTAAGGCGCTACTTTGCGGACCTGATAGCTATTGTCAGCAATCGATTTAAGCTGTGTCCTACTGCTCGCCATCTCGCCGTCTACCTGCTGGACCTGTTCATGGACCGATACGATATCTCTATCCAACAGCTGCATATCGTGTCACTCTCCTGTTTGCTATTAGCAA GTAAATTTGAAGATAAGGAAGACCGCGTGCCAAAGCTGGACCAGCTGAATAGTCTGGGATGTATGACCAACATGAACCTGGTGCTCACCAAACAGAACCTCCTCCACATGGAGCTTCTGCTGCTGGAAACATTTCAGTGGAACTTGTGCCTCCCAACTCCTTCCCATTTTATAGAATACTACTTGTCCATTGCCGTGATCGACACTGACCTCCATGATGGCTGGCCCATGATCTGCCTAGAAAAGACCAAAATTTACATGGCCAAATATGCAGACTATTTCTTAGAAGTATCTCTGCAAG ATCATATGTTTTTAACTTTCCTTCCATCTCTCGTGGCTGCGGCGTGTATTGCGGCCTCTCGAATGATCTTACGGCTTATGCCGTCCTGGCCTACCAGATTTCACCGTCTCACTGCGTACTCCTGGGATGTCCTTGTGCCTTGCATTGAGAGATTACTTGT TGCCCATGACAATGACGTGAaggaagccagcaagcacaaatCTCAGCTGAGCCATGCAGCGACTCCATGTCTATTTCCGCAGTCCCCTGCCCCACCACAAACCCACGTCCAGCAGCACATGCCTCACTTTCTGCATTCCCAACACCAGCTGCCGTTTCATCACCAGCCAGCTCCTCAACAGCCCAGCTGTCAGCAGATCGTGTCTGCAGCCCATACATCGGCATTCCCTCTTCAGACCTGCTCCTCTGTCCTGACCTCCAGCGTCCAGTCCCGGGCGCACATACAGACTGCTGCCAGTGTTTCGCTAGCCGCCGTGCCCCTAGAAGTAAAACCCTGCATAGGGGTGTCTTACAACAGAAACTTTCCAGTGAATGGACACTACTCCTGTGTCACTCAGTGTTTTGAGAGGTGA